The segment TCTTGCGGCGGAAGCGTGGCGCCAGTTCCACCATGTACATGGCCACCATGACCAGCGCGCCGCCGAGCAGCATGCGCGTGGTGAGCACGTCGACACCGAGCGCCACCGCGAAACCCGCGGCGAACACCGGCTCGGTGGTCATGACGATGGCGGCGCGCGTCGCCGGCATATGGGCCTGCGCCCAGGTCTGCACCAGCATCGCCAGCGCGCCGGCCACCAGGGCCATGTAAATGATGCTGACCCATGCCTTGCCATCGGGCGGCAGGGCCGGCCCATGGTGCGGGAGCGTGGCGAGCAGGCAGACCACGGCGATACCGAGCATCTGGATGGCCGACATGCCGAAGGCGTCGCCGGGCTTCGACCAGTGCCCCAGGCCGACGATATGCAGCGCATAGAGCGCCGCGGAGCCCAGCGTCAGCCACACGCCGAGATCCACGCTGAAACCATTGAGCGCGAGCACGCCCAGGCCGACCATGGCGAGCAGCACCGCTACCCAGGTCGTGGCGGGCATGCGCTGGCGAAAGAGGGCCAGCGCCAGGAACGGGGTGAACACGACGTACATGCCGGTGACGAAGCCACTGACGCTGGGTGAGGTCAGCGCCAGGCCTTCGGTCTGCAGCCACTGCGCGACACCGTAGAGAACGCCCAGGGCGAGCCCGCGCTGCAGCTGTGCGCGGCCCAGGCGACGCACCGGCCCGGCAAACAGCACGAGCATGGCGACGGCGGCGATGGTGAAGCGCACGGCCAGGAAGTCGATCGGCAGCATGCGGCCGACGACGTCCTTGATCATGACGAAGGTGGAACCCCAGATGGCGGTCACCGCCAGCAGGCCCAGCGTCGCCAGGCCACTGCCCTTCGGCGCGGTGCTCATCGGCGTTTCCGCAGCAGCTGGCCCGGGATCTTCAGCAGGAAATGCGACCAGATGCCCAGCCACACGAGCCAGCGCACCAGCGGCTGTTTCGCCGCCGGATCATGCCGGCGGAACCACAGGTACATGCTGCGGTGCTTGTGCCGGCTGACGAACACCGGCCGGTGGCGGCTGGATCCGCCCTTGCCGTGCATGACGCGCACATCGCCGGCAAGCAGCACCTGGTAACCGTGGTCACGCGCGCGGCGGCACAGGTCGATGTCTTCGCAGTGCAGGAAGAAGGCTTCGTCGAAACCACCCAGCGTTTCGAAGACGCTGCGCGGCATCAGCAGGATGGCACCCGACACGA is part of the Luteibacter pinisoli genome and harbors:
- a CDS encoding DMT family transporter — protein: MSTAPKGSGLATLGLLAVTAIWGSTFVMIKDVVGRMLPIDFLAVRFTIAAVAMLVLFAGPVRRLGRAQLQRGLALGVLYGVAQWLQTEGLALTSPSVSGFVTGMYVVFTPFLALALFRQRMPATTWVAVLLAMVGLGVLALNGFSVDLGVWLTLGSAALYALHIVGLGHWSKPGDAFGMSAIQMLGIAVVCLLATLPHHGPALPPDGKAWVSIIYMALVAGALAMLVQTWAQAHMPATRAAIVMTTEPVFAAGFAVALGVDVLTTRMLLGGALVMVAMYMVELAPRFRRKKPAEALHHEAG